The following are encoded together in the Triticum dicoccoides isolate Atlit2015 ecotype Zavitan chromosome 6B, WEW_v2.0, whole genome shotgun sequence genome:
- the LOC119324909 gene encoding protein trichome birefringence-like 19, which produces MRLCPSPSSTPDLERARQRPSTMKPHKSSPFSRKVSVAVATPTLLLLALAVVSLYDFNFAERYQYIRRASSSSFASPATTPSSPTVPATVPSSTSPASPANSSSSSASLANYSSSASPATALEACDLTRGQWVPDDEPSYYTNLTCPFIDDLQNCMKFGKPGLDLMRWRWKPDGCDLPRFDAGRFLEAMRGRSMAFVGDSLARNHVKSLLCILSQVAEPVELVTATETDVTRRAVRRDFHYGSHGFNVSLFWSPFLVKANLSNAALGLGLWDVHLDTADARWAAHIADFDYIVLSGTNWFFRPSVYYAGGRAVGRNGGASGAHNATETPVSGAVRAAFRTALGAIMAREGFRGKAVVRTVTPAHFENGEWNTGGDCVRTRPLRRGERARDAVVAEFRAAQVDALRETEAATQRNRSGAELRLLDITEAMELRPDGHPSRYGHPPGGSVEGSFVVDCLHWCLPGPIDLWSELLFHMLAAHPQPADIE; this is translated from the exons atgcGGCTCTGCCCGTCACCTTCCTCAACTCCTGATCTCGAGCGCGCACGCCAACGCCCCTCGACCATGAAACCCCACAAGAGCAGCCCCTTCTCGCGGAAGGTCTCCGTCGCCGTTGCCACGCCGACCCTCCTCCTGCTGGCCCTCGCCGTCGTCTCGCTCTACGACTTCAACTTCGCCGAAAGGTACCAGTACATACGCCGCGCCTCCTCTTCATCCTTTGCGTCCCCTGCCACCACCCCCTCGTCTCCCACGGTTCCGGCGACAGTACCATCGTCAACTTCGCCGGCGTCTCCGGCcaactcctcctcgtcttcggcgtccCTGGCCAACTACTCCTCGTCGGCGTCTCCGGCCACGGCCCTCGAAGCATGCGATCTTACGCGGGGCCAATGGGTGCCGGACGACGAGCCATCGTACTACACCAACCTGACGTGCCCGTTCAtcgacgacctccagaactgcatgAAGTTCGGCAAGCCGGGCCTGGACCTCATGCGCTGGCGGTGGAAGCCTGACGGCTGCGACCTCCCCCGCTTCGACGCCGGGCGGTTCTTGGAGGCCATGAGGGGCAGGTCCATGGCCTTCGTCGGGGACTCGCTCGCCAGGAACCACGTCAAGTCTCTGCTTTGCATCCTGTCGCAG GTGGCAGAGCCGGTGGAGCTGGTCACCGCGACGgagacggacgtgacgaggagggcCGTCCGGCGAGACTTCCACTACGGCAGCCACGGCTTCAACGTCTCGCTCTTCTGGTCGCCCTTCCTGGTCAAGGCCAACCTCTCGAACGCGGCGCTCGGCCTGGGCCTGTGGGACGTGCACCTCGACACGGCGGACGCCCGGTGGGCGGCGCACATCGCCGACTTCGACTACATCGTCCTGTCCGGCACCAACTGGTTCTTCCGCCCCTCGGTGTACTACGCGGGCGGCCGGGCCGTCGGGCGCAACGGCGGCGCCAGCGGCGCCCACAACGCGACGGAGACGCCCGTCTCCGGCGCGGTGCGCGCCGCGTTCCGCACGGCGCTCGGCGCCATCATGGCCCGCGAGGGGTTCCGGGGCAAGGCCGTGGTCCGGACGGTCACGCCCGCGCACTTCGAGAACGGGGAGTGGAACACCGGCGGCGACTGCGTGCGCACGCGGCCGCTCCGCCGCGGCGAGCGCGCCCGCGACGCCGTCGTGGCCGAGTTCCGCGCCGCGCAG GTTGACGCGCTGAGAGAGACGGAGGCGGCGACGCAGCGGAACCGGAGCGGCGCGGAGCTGCGGCTGCTGGACATCACGGAGGCGATGGAGCTGCGGCCGGACGGGCACCCGAGCCGGTACGGGCACCCGCCGGGAGGGAGCGTGGAGGGGAGCTTCGTGGTGGACTGCCTGCACTGGTGCTTGCCAGGGCCGATCGACCTGTGGAGCGAGCTGCTGTTCCACATGCTGGCGGCTCATCCACAGCCTGCTGACATTGAGTGA